A genomic region of Photobacterium swingsii contains the following coding sequences:
- a CDS encoding extracellular solute-binding protein codes for MKCLTLSVAMAATAFHFTVQAAQLPDNLTWISNSNEPLFASEEAQFGGKFRTYIQSFPQTFRVIGPDSNGAFRSWLVDNRPASVTRHPVTNKWIPEITDEWAYGDDNKTVYFKINPKATWSDGEAITADDFVFVLTLMRSKDIIDPWYNQHYTEQIKEVVKYDDHTFAVVSTKPRNREDLMIYSNFQPRPAHFYQPKDDKNNDGIDDNFVRRYNFKAEPSAGPYYLDKVKKGKSLTFKHIGQDWWGYSNRYFKNRYNVEKISIKVIRDNDIAKKHFEKGNIDTFALLIPSLWHEKSNTKPYQQGYIHKFWGYNQVPEGAGGIWINTAKDKLDNPVIREGLAHAIDFDGMISKLLRNDYTRLPNGVGVGHGDYTNNTITAPTFAPELAAQKFAEAGFDKVGGDGIRINSKGERLTFAVTYGYAQHTPRIAYLKEQAKEAGLELTLNLVDGSSAFKYVLEKKHQLSFHRMGTSEIPAYWEYFHSDNANKIQNNNFTNFSSPELDTLIMSYRSEFDLEKKKAVSRQIQQLVSEANVIIPGYMVPYTREGYWRWLKYPKPAMTKLTKFLFTTGTFRDYGTFWIDPVEYKNTKAAVKKGEAFEPMTVVDETYKRLAPEKE; via the coding sequence ATGAAGTGTTTAACGCTTTCTGTTGCAATGGCTGCGACAGCTTTTCATTTTACTGTGCAAGCGGCGCAACTACCTGACAACCTAACCTGGATCTCGAATTCAAATGAGCCATTATTTGCCTCTGAAGAAGCACAGTTTGGTGGCAAATTTCGGACTTATATCCAAAGTTTCCCTCAGACATTTCGTGTGATCGGCCCTGACTCAAATGGGGCATTTCGTTCATGGCTCGTGGATAATCGCCCTGCCTCTGTTACTCGTCACCCAGTTACAAATAAGTGGATTCCTGAAATTACCGATGAATGGGCTTACGGGGATGATAACAAAACGGTTTACTTTAAAATCAACCCGAAAGCGACGTGGTCTGATGGTGAAGCGATAACAGCGGATGACTTCGTTTTTGTTCTGACACTGATGCGTTCAAAAGACATCATCGACCCTTGGTATAACCAGCATTACACTGAACAGATCAAAGAAGTTGTGAAGTACGATGATCATACGTTTGCGGTTGTGTCGACAAAACCGCGAAACCGTGAAGACTTGATGATTTATAGTAATTTCCAACCTCGTCCTGCGCACTTTTATCAACCGAAAGATGATAAAAATAATGATGGCATCGATGATAACTTTGTTCGTAGATACAATTTCAAAGCTGAACCATCTGCAGGCCCTTATTACTTAGATAAAGTGAAAAAAGGCAAGTCACTCACATTTAAGCATATCGGCCAAGATTGGTGGGGATACTCTAACCGCTATTTTAAGAACCGTTATAACGTTGAAAAAATCAGCATCAAAGTCATCCGTGATAACGATATCGCGAAGAAGCATTTTGAGAAAGGAAACATAGATACGTTTGCCTTACTTATTCCATCGCTTTGGCATGAAAAATCAAATACCAAGCCTTATCAGCAAGGTTATATTCATAAGTTTTGGGGCTACAACCAAGTGCCAGAGGGGGCTGGCGGTATATGGATCAATACAGCCAAAGATAAGCTCGATAACCCAGTTATTCGAGAAGGGTTGGCACATGCTATTGACTTTGATGGCATGATTTCTAAGTTGCTTCGCAATGATTACACGCGCCTGCCTAATGGAGTCGGAGTTGGACACGGTGACTATACCAATAATACTATTACTGCACCGACCTTTGCCCCTGAATTGGCAGCGCAAAAATTTGCAGAGGCTGGCTTTGATAAAGTCGGTGGCGATGGTATTCGCATCAATAGCAAAGGGGAGCGATTAACCTTTGCAGTGACTTATGGTTACGCCCAACACACACCGAGAATTGCGTATTTAAAAGAGCAAGCCAAAGAAGCAGGGCTAGAGTTGACACTTAACCTTGTGGATGGTTCGTCAGCATTTAAATATGTACTAGAGAAAAAGCACCAGCTGTCTTTTCATCGAATGGGCACGTCTGAAATCCCTGCTTATTGGGAGTATTTCCACTCAGATAATGCGAATAAGATTCAAAATAACAACTTTACCAATTTTAGTTCTCCTGAACTCGATACCCTCATCATGTCTTACCGTTCTGAATTCGATCTTGAAAAGAAAAAAGCGGTTTCTCGCCAAATTCAACAGCTAGTGAGTGAGGCTAATGTCATTATTCCAGGCTACATGGTGCCTTATACCCGTGAAGGTTACTGGCGTTGGTTGAAATATCCTAAACCTGCGATGACAAAACTGACCAAATTCTTATTCACAACTGGGACTTTCCGTGATTATGGTACGTTTTGGATCGACCCTGTGGAATACAAAAATACCAAAGCAGCAGTGAAAAAAGGCGAGGCGTTTGAACCTATGACGGTTGTCGATGAAACTTATAAGCGCTTAGCACCGGAGAAAGAATAA
- a CDS encoding ABC transporter permease, producing the protein MNINPLTRRKLRRFKQIKRGYYSFITLSFLLLFSLVAELFINSKALIVSYNGEWSFPVLSDVRSGSDFGLGYEKEANYRELQALYQQQQEGNWVLLPIIPWDPYEQDFSGDFPPTAPSATDRHYLGTDTIGRDIVARLVYGFRIAMGFALSTMLISYTIGVAVGCAMGFLGGKFDLIAQRVIEIWSMVPFLYVIMILVSITQPTFSLFVAINVLFGWMGMTWYMRTMTYKESAREYVMAARALGASTTRIMFKHILPNTMVMIVTLAPFTIAANITALTALDYLGLGLMPPTPSWGDLLQQGKSNLDSPWIVISVVTAIVVVLVMVTFIGEAIREAFDPKKYTRYI; encoded by the coding sequence ATGAATATTAACCCTCTTACTCGCCGTAAGTTACGTCGATTTAAACAAATTAAACGTGGTTATTATTCGTTTATTACCTTGTCTTTTTTATTACTATTTTCATTGGTCGCAGAGCTGTTTATCAATAGCAAAGCGTTAATCGTAAGCTATAACGGTGAGTGGTCTTTTCCCGTATTAAGTGATGTGCGATCAGGTTCTGACTTTGGTTTGGGCTATGAAAAAGAAGCTAATTACCGCGAGCTTCAAGCTTTATATCAGCAGCAACAGGAGGGTAATTGGGTATTACTGCCTATTATTCCATGGGATCCCTATGAGCAAGATTTTAGCGGTGATTTCCCACCGACAGCACCAAGTGCGACAGACCGGCATTATTTAGGAACCGACACTATTGGGCGAGACATTGTTGCGCGTTTGGTATATGGCTTTCGTATCGCAATGGGGTTTGCATTAAGCACCATGCTTATTTCTTACACCATAGGCGTCGCGGTTGGCTGTGCGATGGGATTTTTGGGGGGGAAGTTTGATCTTATTGCTCAACGTGTGATTGAAATATGGTCGATGGTGCCATTTTTATACGTCATCATGATTCTCGTATCGATAACTCAGCCAACATTCTCACTCTTTGTCGCCATCAATGTGCTCTTTGGCTGGATGGGGATGACTTGGTATATGCGAACCATGACTTATAAAGAATCAGCGAGAGAATATGTGATGGCAGCGAGAGCTTTAGGGGCATCGACGACACGGATTATGTTTAAGCATATCTTGCCTAATACCATGGTGATGATAGTCACACTCGCTCCCTTTACGATAGCCGCAAACATTACTGCGTTGACGGCGCTTGATTATTTAGGGTTAGGGCTCATGCCACCGACGCCGAGTTGGGGCGACTTATTACAGCAAGGGAAATCAAACCTTGATTCTCCATGGATTGTGATATCTGTCGTTACGGCCATCGTAGTGGTATTGGTCATGGTGACCTTTATCGGTGAAGCCATACGAGAGGCGTTCGACCCTAAAAAATACACCCGCTATATTTAA
- a CDS encoding zinc-dependent metalloprotease, with protein sequence MKRSLVASSIISALFLAGCGADNQSYDLVERDPHQVTKREIKTDQVYLYMPSMAKAPRYAVSMAPFMQGQEKLVRFFYTEEGLEVRQLSPDVISQAQINNNDFGRWSDVDTNLSPLIKLPGTYQDYRCKEDAYDDCTNKEEENTDDNVNWKDKKFFTPDYTKLAVLERDWDDLFTYSTGCYTAVGPARLATDWEGYELKDGALNIELEQDYQISNQWSCLVNALFQGDDGIDFNNLTFTVSNFYSFVPLSAVQSQDYEPVLYPKGDEDTFGMFASQVSRPDHLGNNTQDGNRIHYMHRFNPTQGSVDYHLSDSFDINPATQFYKQITIDVIDRINPQLTKVGVPSITLHQPSGKRSGDLRYNVINLIHEPLQNGLAGYGPSAVNPVTGEIVHAHVNQYSGVLESIAYRLWDRIAIQYNQGNVKPMPKQENEQLSAAPVALSYSTPDGTPLESNADLIVSVASNTLPPAAQMQASEPIDNALKALNELNQIPQDTLTPLDLVEINELEKRLWAEHNMFPVSSLWSSTTEKMLPTMVVAGQSIDFTSEDAYVWSDNERTQLKRWDQLTIEQQTHVGRILAGIYYAKTLVHEIGHNLGLRHNFQGSNDDTNFFTKQQAHNHGLKYIPAYSSIMDYNPSMMDALPVFGLYDKAALRFAYKRQVEVSTFGSASEADAVSPKYFDLSVYDKELKTAFFAENTHLDPRLSDGVLSAAVNDAVLDDKWSDKVPGDKVLREFKYCTDGNVSLNTDCNRHDEGRNHSEINNYNWQRYYEHFSLSTQRNNRKNFDESTLSDYAIGRVNTFMNWRENIQMFDRMSQYIGWSDADRLFIAQTDPVCTGQMEIWPVSDFNFDYFCGMAQGIDELRNNLVNLVIQPDHQCEVQNAVGEVSYRTLNDVIYQSAVRSQLAQGEVPQSCFHPAIESYLTSQGQTLLAEAGKMLNSGKAPNVNPKFNYVGMFDYYGFWPDKFAAMAALLERDGIRRTTDRTDSALVDLPYIVPTGGNGYINYDIFTILLDDIALGTNNAQTILGTQLFRDREGNAVAPQGDFTTFELNTKVEAAPYYAKNLKRFYNLPHKGEYSQIEALLKLVVQFSDSQTGYYTHGDKLAQYVSLRSSNDHVSQLETFVRKNGQSYYASPANGLAFQMIQFIKELNQLLDPNIDNSTLKLKHITLAQFDETKQQAKLLKLANRYQQVLEILPLDNR encoded by the coding sequence ATGAAACGATCACTGGTCGCATCAAGCATTATCTCTGCGTTATTTCTCGCAGGATGTGGTGCTGATAATCAAAGCTATGATCTTGTTGAAAGAGATCCTCATCAAGTAACCAAGCGAGAAATAAAAACGGATCAAGTTTATCTTTATATGCCATCGATGGCGAAAGCGCCACGTTATGCAGTTAGTATGGCGCCATTCATGCAAGGGCAAGAAAAACTGGTTCGATTTTTCTATACCGAAGAAGGATTAGAAGTACGTCAACTTAGTCCTGATGTTATTAGCCAAGCACAAATTAATAATAATGATTTTGGTCGCTGGTCTGATGTTGATACAAATTTAAGTCCACTAATAAAACTGCCGGGTACATATCAAGATTATCGCTGTAAAGAAGATGCATACGATGACTGTACAAATAAAGAAGAAGAAAATACAGACGATAATGTCAATTGGAAAGATAAGAAATTCTTTACTCCTGACTATACAAAATTGGCGGTATTAGAAAGAGACTGGGATGATTTATTCACCTATTCAACGGGATGTTATACCGCAGTAGGTCCAGCCCGACTGGCGACTGATTGGGAAGGTTATGAATTAAAAGATGGTGCGCTGAATATAGAACTGGAACAAGATTATCAAATATCTAATCAGTGGAGCTGTCTCGTTAATGCTTTATTCCAAGGTGATGATGGTATCGACTTTAATAACCTGACTTTTACGGTTTCAAACTTTTATTCGTTTGTCCCTCTGAGTGCCGTGCAGAGCCAAGATTATGAGCCTGTTCTTTACCCTAAAGGCGATGAAGATACTTTTGGTATGTTTGCCTCACAAGTCTCTCGCCCCGACCACCTAGGAAACAATACCCAAGATGGTAACCGTATTCACTACATGCACCGTTTCAACCCGACACAAGGAAGTGTCGACTATCACTTATCCGATAGCTTCGATATAAACCCAGCAACCCAGTTTTATAAGCAAATCACCATAGATGTGATAGACAGGATCAATCCGCAACTAACTAAAGTTGGCGTACCTAGTATTACTTTGCATCAACCTTCTGGTAAGCGCTCTGGCGATCTACGCTACAACGTGATCAACCTTATCCACGAACCGCTACAAAATGGATTAGCAGGATACGGACCTTCAGCAGTCAACCCCGTTACAGGGGAGATTGTTCATGCACATGTTAACCAATATTCAGGTGTATTAGAGAGCATCGCTTACCGTTTATGGGATCGCATCGCGATCCAATATAACCAAGGTAATGTTAAGCCAATGCCAAAACAGGAAAACGAGCAACTATCTGCTGCACCCGTTGCTTTATCGTATTCCACTCCTGATGGCACCCCCCTCGAAAGCAATGCTGATTTAATCGTATCGGTCGCCTCAAATACTTTACCACCAGCAGCACAAATGCAGGCCAGTGAACCGATTGATAACGCATTAAAAGCCTTAAACGAACTTAACCAAATCCCTCAAGATACGCTGACCCCGCTTGACCTAGTCGAAATTAACGAACTCGAAAAGCGCCTATGGGCCGAACACAATATGTTTCCTGTTTCGAGCTTATGGTCGAGTACCACGGAAAAAATGCTGCCCACTATGGTCGTTGCCGGTCAGTCAATCGATTTTACCTCTGAGGATGCCTATGTATGGTCAGACAATGAACGTACCCAACTGAAACGCTGGGACCAGCTAACCATAGAGCAACAGACACATGTCGGTCGTATTTTGGCTGGTATTTACTATGCAAAAACCTTAGTTCATGAAATAGGTCATAACTTAGGGTTACGCCATAACTTCCAAGGCAGTAATGACGATACCAACTTCTTCACCAAACAGCAGGCGCATAATCACGGCCTAAAATACATCCCAGCGTACAGCTCTATCATGGACTATAACCCATCAATGATGGATGCATTACCTGTCTTTGGCCTCTACGACAAAGCCGCATTGCGTTTCGCTTACAAACGCCAAGTTGAAGTATCCACATTCGGTTCAGCATCAGAGGCCGATGCCGTATCACCAAAATACTTTGACTTAAGTGTTTATGATAAAGAACTCAAAACTGCTTTCTTTGCTGAAAATACTCACTTAGATCCACGCTTAAGCGATGGTGTTTTAAGTGCTGCAGTTAATGACGCCGTATTAGACGATAAGTGGAGTGATAAAGTCCCAGGCGATAAGGTTTTGCGTGAATTCAAATACTGCACCGATGGCAATGTCAGCTTAAACACTGACTGTAATCGCCATGACGAAGGTCGAAATCATAGTGAGATCAACAATTATAACTGGCAGCGTTACTACGAACATTTCTCGCTAAGCACCCAGAGAAATAATCGTAAAAACTTTGATGAATCAACACTAAGTGATTACGCCATTGGCCGCGTCAACACTTTCATGAATTGGCGTGAAAACATTCAAATGTTCGATCGTATGTCACAATACATAGGTTGGAGTGATGCCGACCGTCTATTCATTGCTCAAACGGACCCTGTCTGTACCGGCCAAATGGAAATATGGCCAGTGTCAGATTTTAACTTCGATTACTTCTGTGGCATGGCGCAAGGCATTGATGAACTCAGAAATAACCTTGTAAATCTGGTTATTCAGCCAGATCATCAGTGTGAAGTTCAAAATGCAGTTGGTGAAGTGAGTTACCGTACACTGAACGATGTCATTTACCAAAGTGCGGTGCGCAGCCAGCTCGCTCAAGGGGAAGTACCACAAAGCTGCTTCCATCCAGCGATTGAGTCCTACTTAACCAGCCAAGGGCAAACACTGTTAGCTGAAGCGGGCAAAATGCTCAACAGCGGTAAAGCCCCCAATGTGAACCCGAAGTTTAATTATGTCGGTATGTTTGATTACTACGGTTTCTGGCCCGATAAATTTGCCGCAATGGCAGCCTTGTTAGAGCGAGATGGTATCCGACGCACCACTGATCGGACCGATAGTGCTTTGGTTGATTTGCCTTACATTGTCCCAACGGGTGGTAATGGTTATATCAACTACGATATCTTTACAATCTTGCTTGATGATATCGCCCTTGGTACAAACAATGCTCAAACCATACTCGGTACTCAATTATTCAGAGACCGAGAAGGCAACGCAGTTGCACCACAAGGTGACTTCACAACCTTTGAGCTAAATACCAAAGTAGAAGCGGCCCCTTACTACGCCAAGAACCTCAAGCGCTTCTATAACTTGCCTCACAAAGGTGAATACAGCCAAATTGAAGCACTACTCAAGCTGGTAGTGCAGTTTAGTGATAGTCAAACAGGCTATTACACCCATGGTGATAAGTTAGCGCAGTATGTTTCATTACGTAGCAGTAACGATCATGTGAGCCAACTCGAAACCTTTGTCCGTAAAAATGGCCAAAGCTACTACGCCAGTCCTGCCAACGGGTTGGCATTCCAGATGATTCAGTTTATCAAGGAACTAAACCAGCTTCTTGATCCCAATATCGATAACAGCACACTCAAGTTAAAGCACATCACACTGGCTCAGTTTGACGAGACTAAACAGCAAGCGAAACTCCTTAAGCTCGCCAACCGTTATCAACAGGTACTAGAAATTTTACCACTGGATAACCGCTAA
- a CDS encoding ABC transporter permease subunit: protein MLSYFLRRLILVIPTFLGVTLLIFTITRFVPGGPVERLLASMQAKGDVQATSTAVGGSNALSDDQIAELNAFYGLDKPVFEAYSDWLSKLVVFDFGESTRYYEPVWDMIAERIPVSAFYGGMTFFISYFISIPLGYFKAMRHGSVFDSSSSILIFVGYALPGYVVGILLITLFSYHLEWFPMGGFVGDDFDDYETFAEQLKDIMWHAVLPLICYLIGDFATLTMTMKNNLMENLSADYVRTAIAKGLPFKVAVRKHALRNSLIPIASHFGNSLLFFMTGSFLIEVIFNIDGIGLLGYEAIMERDYPVVMGIVAINAVMLMIGNILSDMCVAVVDPRVKFGA from the coding sequence ATGTTGTCATATTTTTTACGCCGATTAATATTGGTGATCCCAACTTTTCTTGGTGTAACCCTACTGATATTTACTATTACGCGGTTTGTGCCTGGCGGCCCTGTTGAGCGCTTGCTGGCGAGTATGCAAGCGAAAGGTGATGTACAAGCCACAAGTACAGCAGTTGGAGGAAGTAATGCGCTCTCTGATGATCAAATTGCTGAGCTAAATGCGTTTTATGGTTTAGATAAGCCGGTTTTTGAAGCATACAGTGATTGGTTGAGTAAACTTGTTGTTTTCGACTTTGGCGAGTCAACGCGTTACTACGAACCTGTTTGGGATATGATTGCTGAGCGTATTCCAGTGTCTGCTTTTTATGGCGGCATGACCTTCTTTATCAGCTACTTTATTTCTATTCCCCTTGGTTATTTTAAAGCCATGCGCCATGGCAGCGTGTTTGATTCCTCTTCTTCTATTTTGATTTTTGTTGGCTACGCGTTACCTGGTTATGTGGTGGGTATCTTATTAATTACTTTGTTTAGTTATCACCTTGAATGGTTTCCTATGGGGGGCTTTGTAGGTGATGACTTTGATGATTATGAGACGTTTGCAGAACAGCTGAAAGATATTATGTGGCATGCAGTGCTACCGTTAATCTGTTACCTCATTGGTGATTTTGCCACGCTAACCATGACGATGAAGAATAACCTGATGGAAAATTTATCGGCAGATTATGTCCGAACAGCGATTGCCAAAGGGTTGCCGTTCAAAGTGGCTGTTCGTAAGCATGCTTTGCGTAATAGCTTAATTCCTATTGCGAGTCATTTTGGTAATTCGTTGCTTTTCTTTATGACAGGCTCTTTTTTGATTGAAGTTATTTTCAATATCGATGGGATAGGGTTGCTTGGCTATGAGGCCATCATGGAGCGTGATTACCCCGTTGTGATGGGGATAGTCGCGATAAATGCTGTCATGTTGATGATAGGTAACATACTGTCGGATATGTGTGTTGCTGTGGTCGATCCTCGTGTGAAGTTTGGAGCCTAA
- a CDS encoding ABC transporter ATP-binding protein gives MADSVILSVCDLETEFTTDNGVVRVLDGVSFEVKKGKTLGIVGESGCGKSVTAMSIIGLLPRPYGQVVAGKVNFDGIDLLGLAPHELYQMRGNRISMIFQDPMTALNPVHTIGKQINEVLELHRPELNKRQRFDYALSMFTKVGIPSPEQRIFEYPHNLSGGMRQRVMIAIALACQPDVLICDEPTTALDVTVQAQILDLMREIQQETGMAIIFITHDLGVVAEMCDEVVVMYAGRAVEVCDVFTLFEQPKHPYSRGLLQSMPTLNVGHKQPLQTISGNVPQLDEMPEGCRFCTRCQFMSTKCEYQQPPWELLDKTHRVSCHHWREVD, from the coding sequence ATGGCAGACTCGGTAATCTTATCTGTGTGTGATCTTGAGACCGAGTTCACTACGGATAATGGTGTGGTTAGGGTGCTCGATGGTGTGTCATTTGAGGTGAAAAAAGGAAAAACATTAGGCATCGTTGGTGAATCAGGTTGTGGTAAGAGTGTGACAGCCATGTCGATCATTGGGCTTTTACCACGGCCTTATGGGCAAGTTGTTGCGGGAAAAGTGAATTTTGATGGTATTGATTTGCTCGGATTAGCCCCGCATGAGCTCTACCAGATGCGGGGTAATCGAATATCAATGATCTTTCAAGATCCAATGACAGCGCTGAACCCAGTACACACCATAGGCAAACAGATCAATGAAGTATTAGAGCTTCATCGACCAGAGCTTAATAAACGGCAACGATTCGATTACGCGCTGTCTATGTTTACCAAAGTCGGTATTCCGTCACCAGAGCAACGTATTTTTGAATATCCGCACAACTTATCTGGCGGTATGCGCCAGCGAGTGATGATTGCGATTGCGTTAGCATGCCAGCCTGATGTGTTGATTTGTGATGAGCCAACTACAGCACTGGACGTGACTGTTCAAGCGCAGATCCTCGATTTGATGCGAGAGATACAGCAAGAGACTGGGATGGCTATCATCTTCATCACCCATGATTTAGGCGTTGTGGCAGAAATGTGTGATGAGGTTGTGGTGATGTATGCGGGGAGAGCCGTTGAGGTCTGTGATGTGTTCACCTTATTTGAACAACCTAAACATCCATATAGTAGGGGCTTATTGCAATCAATGCCTACATTGAATGTTGGCCATAAACAGCCGCTACAAACCATCTCTGGTAATGTACCTCAATTAGATGAAATGCCTGAAGGCTGCCGTTTCTGCACGCGGTGTCAATTTATGTCGACGAAATGTGAGTATCAGCAACCACCTTGGGAGTTGTTAGACAAAACGCATCGTGTAAGTTGCCATCATTGGCGAGAGGTAGACTAA